The sequence TGGCCAGTGAGTGACACACACTGTGCCGAATCACATCCTCCTGCGAAGCTCTCCTGAACTATTAAACaccattttattacaaaaaccCATCACATGCTACTCTGTTACTATGATGTGCACATTATATCCCAACTGTTGTGGGCTGTAAACATTTTATGTGCATAGTTTAACCTTGGCTCTCAGAGGCCAGACACTGAAGCCCAGTATCTTTTTTACACGTCAAGTGAGGCTTGTGGGACTTGAACACCCTGAGTTCAGCCTGTCAGGCAGGACCCTCAGCCTGTCAGGCAGGACCCTCGGCCTGTGCACACACCCCCTGCTTTCAGACAGCGAGGCACACAATCATCTATTAACCACGAAGTCAACcttttacattgtgttttaaaaatgagtGCACACACTTCAACGAAAGCACCAATCCCAAGAGTTTTGCAGTGTTATAGCCACTTATTTGACTATTTATCGCTTGCTATGTATTGATGTTGTAATTAATTATCGGTTTAATTATCAGTCGCTGCAAGTCTACAACAGAGTAGTTGTAATAACCGGCGCCGATCCAGCCATTCTACTCACTGACAACCTCAGGTAAGATGTCCTCAATATTataatgaaatgtgtgtatatatatatatatgtatttttaaaatacactAATATCACACGTGTTCTTTAAGAAATCCTAACGCCCCCCTCCTTCCGGTATGGTATGGTCCGAGTCTTGTCCAATCAGGAGAGTCCAACGCAGCGCGCACACGGTGCACCTCAGAGTTGACCAGAAAGGAATGAATGGAGATTGTTACTATAGCAACAGCAATACCTCTATGGATGACAGGTGTTTCatggcagcttttttttttttacctacagCTTTGGCAAACATACGTTGAAACACAACATATCCTTAAATTAAAGCAAACATACAGCCTTAAATTGTTTGCTACAGCTGGTGCTGTGGATTTGTCCACATTTGCAATAAATTTACAGCAACCTCCTACAAAGTCTAAATGTTTCCACAAAGTACTTTTCGTGAGCATATGTGcaagctattttttttttcttcctatttTACTGATAGTGTGTGTCTTCCACTTGCAACAGTGTTCCTCCAGAAGACAAGTGGCCCGGAGGCAGCACTTAATAGTGCAGTTTTTATCGTGGGAGTTGCTGTGCCTGCAACAATCTCCTCTTTTCTTGCTAGATGAATACTAATTCTTGCACTGAACATTTTAGTGTTAATGATGCATTTGCATACATACCTTGTAACTACCTGATATGCCTTCAGTAATACGCGTAACTAACGAATATGTTTGTAGTAAATCAAAGCATCAAAGCAAAATTAGATGACACAGGAGCACCGCGCAGTTAtttacagtttcatttgatGACTTGCACAGTGATGGTTGTGCAGTGTTGCTGCAGGTACATCTTACCCAGTCTGCAGGCCAGAGACATGTATGAATAATAGATATTACAAGGGGGAGGTGTGTTCTCAAGACATGCAGTGACAGTACACAGTGCTCTACTAAATTGATAATGTATCAatcaaacatgacatttaagGTCCATACAAAAAATAAGCATGTTTTTGAGTATGTATCTTCTTATGtgtgaatctaaaaaaaaaagaaatgaatttaCTCCTTTTTTGTGCCTGTATTTTCTTTGACAACACCACTCAAGGGGGCTCAAATGTAAAcaccttttatttcattacaattAACTTGGCgaaatattttgtttactttgttagacaaaaatgcaaatgtgcatACTGAATTTAATAAACCTGTCTCTTTGGCATGCATAAAAATTGCTTCAACGACACAGACGTGTGGAACTTTACCGCGACTACAATCGTATTGACATACAGTACAGGTACAACATAACCACATCCACTGAAAATACagttatactgtgtgtgtatatatatatatgtcattCCTACTGTATGATCACAGACAATCACTAGCTCCCGTAGATTAGAGGTTAAAGACAGTTGGAATTCAAACCTGGAGGTGCTCCATTtacactgcacacagacactgcaTAGGATGTAACAAACCCCAGCAGGCTAGTGTCTGTGAGCACTTTGGTTCTCTAGGTTTACATTTTAAGAGAGAGCTGTCTGTAAATAGAGTTTCAACTGCCCTTGATCTAAGACAGTAGCGAATAACATATATAGAATGTATTCAGAGTGATATTTCTCATTAATATCAGAGATCTGCTTCTTCATTGCATGTAGTTGTCAGACAGTGATGCTATTGTTGAACTGGACTCGCACAGTGAAGAATCACAGATGGTCACACAGTTACAATACAGGTGTTATATTGCCACATGGGTTCCTGGGCGGAGCACCAATGTCACACAAAGGACATTCCACTTACAACTTCTAATAAAGCACAAACTGTGTGGAAACAGACTGTAACGTTCAACATTGCACCGATCATTTACATCTTCTCTGCAGTCATTCACTCTCTCATCCTGACTTTGTTGTACATCAAAGGCGACATTTTGCAAGACACTTATTTTTACCATGTAGAGGACGAGACAAGACATCAGCGATCTATCCACACAGGAAGTTATTTAGTGAGAGTTAAAGTGCAAAAACATAAGTTGGACAATCATGAGCTAGGCTACAGCAAATTCTGCCTCCTTTGAACTGGAGGCTTTTCAGGAAGAACACTTATTGATCGAAAGTGTGAGGTGACTCCTCGCTCCGTAACATTCAAGGAGTTTTAATTCCAGTGTCATTCAGAGTTGGGTGGCTCAGAGATGTAAGCACGTCCTCTGTTGTACTTGGTCAAGTATAGAGAAGGACACAGGTTCACATTCAGGACTGATCATTTTACGATCTTAGCGAGACATCATTCGTACAAACTCTGTgaaaagacaggaggagaatgAGAAAATGCAACAGCTGCACTAAGCTCAGCAGAATATCTTAAATAAGTAGTTTAGAAAAGGTGATTTGCCTTCAAAGTCAACAAGCCCATCACCATTCAAGTCAACATCCCTCAGGATATCTTCCACTTCCTTTAGACCCACCTGGGAACAAAAGGCAAAAGTTAGTGGCGTACCGCACATGGTGGGTGGAGACACTCTGATATATTATGATCCAAATCTTTACCTGTTGACCCAACAACTTCCTCATTGCATCTCGGAGCTCAGATGTGCTAATGGCACCATCTCCATTAGTGTCAAACTGAGAACGACAAGCAGAGGCATTAAAGTAAATAGTAGAAATCTCACAACTTGAGCTACAGAATCCAAGAATCTACATTTGGATCCAGAGACTCTTACCTCTCTAAACGCGTCTTTTAACTCTTTTATTCCAATCATGTCTGCAGTTTCGGCGAGGAGTTTTGGGCCCATCAGCTCAACAAAATCCTCAAAGTCAACATGACCGCCCACTTAAGAACAAGAGATTTTGACACAGAATTTCAAaccacagtaaaaacacatgaCACAACTATATACATGACATATAAATAAGTCCTCACAGTTCATATTTATCTGTTGGCTCAGCTCGATCAGCTCCATTTCAGTGGGCATGTATCCCATAGTTCTCATGCAGTTTCCGAGATCTTTACAACTGATGAAACCGTCCTTGTCTTTGTCAAACTCTTTGAAAGCATCCCGCAACTCTGTTGAGCAATAACAGAATTATTTTTAGTAGCTGAATTGTACGGCTGTCGTTCTACTTACATGTGAGAAAACTTGCCCTTCTTTTTAATCTAGTTTTACTGTTATGTTTGTCCTGTGAAGCACAAACAAACCTGTGTTTCATTTAGAAATACTTGACTGTGCGACTTCAAAGAAGAAGGAGAACTTTTAAGAATGACAACTTACCGTCCATTTCCTCCGGCCGCAGCTCTCTGTCCTATTGAGAAATGACATTCAAATGTTGGCCAGTACAAAACCAAACTCACGACACATGAAGAAATCATGATCACACATGTATGAACTACATACCGCTGACAATGCTGTGACTTGAATGATACCCAAACCTAAATCAGCGCTCTTCTCCATATCAGTCGTCTCAAGAACCTCACCTTAAGGATGTCTAACAGTAAGAGATGGTGACAGTAGACTGAAACTATCTCACATCTTGATGACAAACCCTCCAAGTATAAATAGGCTGATTCCGATCAAGCATAACTGGAAACCGTAACCCTCGAGTTCACAGAAGAATGTgactgtttctatttttttcagcGCTTGCTTATAATGTACGCAACCTTTaaagggcagagagagaggcagacataTCCCAGAGCCCTCAGGGGTTAACAGCAGGAGCAGTGAGAAGtctaaacacaacactgagtGCTGACGTCAGGCCCAAAGAACTGTCTGACCGGAACcacctgcagaaaacacacaggaggtACATGAGCCCCTCTGAGACGTAGCCCGCCAGCCCAACGTGTGTGCAGCATCAGCTCTTCTGTCTGCCAATCCATCACTATAAGTGCATCAACCTGATATGTTCCACTGCACTGCTGATCACTTCACCCATGTCACTGTGCAAAAACCTCCAGTGCTAGCCTGTTTTCAGTGAGACTTACAAAAGCACAAAACCTGAAGGATGCTCATTCTTTTTGTACAATTCACCTGCCATCACTGTGCGTTGATTGACTGATCGGTTGACCGAGTGCAGACAACAAGATATATGAGCTGTGGATGGGGTTGTAACTGAGTCACGggaaggaatagtttgacattttgggaaacgcGCTCTTTTGCTTTCTCGCCATGGGCGAGATAAGAGCattgacaccactctcatgtctgcatcCAGCAGCCGTTAGCTTGGCTTTGCacaaagagtggaaacagggggaaacaggtAACCTAGCTCTTTCTGAAGGTAACAAACTCTACAAACGCTATTAGCTTATCTAAAATTCACAAATGAACACGTCATATCTTGTTTCTTTACACACAAGATATGACGACCTCCAATAACTAACAGCACCTgacggattaaacaaacaagatgttgACTAGTGAcatttagaggtgctggtagatgGAGTTTGTTACCTTTAGACAGACACAGGCTTAAACTGTTTGCCTGCTGTTAGTCTTGGGTATCTGTGAGAGACAACCAGTGGGACAGAGCAATGCTAAGTCTTTGCTCCTTAAACCCTAAAATGAGGGATACTGCTAATCTAATGTAAGTAACAAATGTAATGAAAGTTGTTGCGTTCATATGCATTGCAATTATGCACAAGCTCCCAAACATGCTTGTAGTCACTTCTGAGCTTTCAGGCTCAGTCATCTTCCAAACCTGTGTGTTCCCTATTGACAGCTGGCAAGAAACCAGTTGAAAGCAGCAGGAGTGGAAATAATATGATAGATAATAAGTGAAAGGGTCTCAACAACTCGGCGGTAATAGTTGttgttgcagcctgtttggtaaTGATAGAAATAATATCCAAGTTAGCGATAATGCTGATGCATACAGACAGATGTAGATAAAAAAAGTATGTTTGTCCGGACTTACGTACAGCCTGCCTGCACGTGGCCAAGCCTTTACTCAGGAAGACACAGGTTTGCCCCATTATGCTGCTCACGAGAACACAGTTTTGTGTCATGGAAACAATGGAGTCCTGATAAGGCCCAAGATACCCTGCCTGGCCCACCTCCTCACAGGACAGCACCCCTCTGAATCTCCTCTCAGCATCCTGGAGCGTCTTTCCAGAGGGGTGCAGAGACAGTGTTAGAGATCTGTAGCAGCTTCATTGCAGAATGCATTAAAGATACAAGTTGAGAGAGGATGTCTGGCAGTCAGTGTAGACTCTTGGAAATAGGCAATAGATTAAATGCTACACAAAAAATAGTGGTTGCTTGGGGTGGCTGAGGTGCTATAAAGCACCACTGCAAATAAAGAGCCTGCTCAGCCCCTATATGGTCCTTTAGAGGCTCTCTACTGGTTCGCCAGCTTACTTTAGTTAGGTaaaggttttcatttgacaaaagAGGTACTATAATAAAGGTACTATATAGCACCAAAAGTGGTTCCCCTGTGACCATGAGccaaaaaaagcacttttagtgcTATGTAGCACCATTTTTATTTAGTGTGCAGGACAAAACTGTACTTCTCTGCGaaggtattgtgtgtgtatgtatgtgtgttgtgcAAGTTTGTATCAgaggaaatatgaaaacatgtcagaaagGTAAATGCATCAATAACACAGCACGTTGCCAACTTTCCACTCATCACTCCTAACAGTTTACTTGCCACGTTGTAGGGACTGGCACCTCACACCTATACACTGTCACAGGAACAGTAAACATGCTCGGAACAGACAAGACAAGCTAAAGCACGAGGGAACAGGCTATATGTGCTGTCCTCACTAAAGACATGATCTAAATTCGTTAGGATACAATTTCTTCTGATGGACATACGGTATATTTTTGCTAAAAAGTAGTTCCAAAGTTCTGCTAAAGTCTGAAGCCATCAATCTGTCGTGTCAATAAAATGCACTAGAGAGCCGTCTGCAAGCAGTGAAGTTTCAGAATAGGTTTCACTTCTTAAGGGAATTTCCATTGCAAACTACTGACATTTAAGAGTGTGGATGTTAATCCTAACTCCAAACTGGGTCTAGTATAAACCTGATGAATGCTGATTTAGTCTGTTTTGTAAAGcacatcaaaaaacacaaacagataataaaaaatcttttttgcAACATGttgactaaatgaaaaaatgtgatgaCTAACTTCATCAACATGTGTGAGTTCGAGCAGAAAGAAGAACTGCAAGTGCACACAACCCTGCAAAATTGTAAGCAAGATCGCATGCACAGCCATCCAGTTTCACTGACCAAATTTGAAACGCGTCACAAAATCCACCAAACAAATCcagacacacaggctgtaacagaGTAGTGCATCACAATTAAAACGGTCCTACCGTTCTCAGAGGCCAGTCTAAGCAGTTTCCCATCCCAAAGGAGAAAAGAGTGACTAAAAAGGACCATGAGGACTCTTTCTCCCTTAAGTCTGCAGTTTGGGTTTTGAGAGGAGTGAAAACTCTGGTTTCAGCAAGACCCATGAAGACTGGGATGGTAACCTACAGCAGGTTGGAAAAACGGTGAACTGCACTGTGCTGAGCTATGTGGAGTTAGTAAATGAAAGTAGCAGTAGTAAAAGAGACggtgggagagggagggggtgggggagagagggagacggagagagagaagacataAGAGTGAGGGTGTGAGACTAAATGAAAGAGGGAAGTGGGCCAAGGAGGGAAACAGAATTATGCCTATTAAAGGAAAAGAGGATGATCCACTGACTGTGAGATATTTCAGCCAACTGTCACACCGACCAAACTGTTATAGTTATTCTGTGAGCAACACAGACAATTCAACATGGATTCACAGGCTCCTGACAGAAGAATAAACATGAGAAATGGGATAAGGGGTAGCAGCTTTCCTGCTGCCAAATATAGTATTAGCAAATGTGCACCTGACAAGTAACCTTTGcctcagtgtcacacacacattgtgagGTGTTTGCTCTTTCTGGGCCATGAAAATCTGTACCAGGCAAGTTTAGGAGAACACTCTGTAATGACCTATTTCCAGTCTTGCCGTCCTCCTCACCTGCACTCTCACTCTCGAGCGCGCGGACTAATTTCTCAATTTTCCAGCTTGAGATTGCATTTGAACTCATGCAtttcactctgtgtttctgcataCGCCCTTGTTTTTCTTGCCTTGCACCCCCACTCCCCTGCACATCATCATCTGCCCTCTGCAGGCGAGGacaaggtcactgtgacctaCAGCAGCCACCCAGTGCCAAAGAGAAACCCATGAAGACTGCGATTGTGTGAAGAATACAGTCACTGGGTAGTCCATCTGTTACAGTGAGTTTAtatctacgtgtgtgtgtgtgtgtgtgtgtgtgtgtgtgtgtgtgtgtgtgtgtatctgcagaAAGAAGACCAGACTACAGGTGGCTAATCAGTTTTTGTTTGCACAGATAATTACTGAGGATATGGTTCCCTTTATGAAAAGACTTATACAATTCTCATCCCAAGGTACCTGATCATCATCTGTTCACATGGATTTCCATTCTGGCCTGTCCAAACACTACTTGCAGCCAGAGCGTTAAAAATccagtttattttaaatgcttTGTTCAGACAAAATGCCAAGGGCAGTGTGTGTATCCCTCACACCATGCGCTGCATTTCCACCCGCCACTGAACTCCTCTCCATCTCACTGTCTCATCAAAGACCTTTTCCAGGTCACGCTAATGTTTTCACAGAGCTGCTCACAGACTGACTCACAGGTTATTTGTAGAATAGGCTTTCATACTATAAGTACTAGAAGATTTTTCTCTTGAAGCAACAATGGATGATCTCTGTGGTCCCACACTGAGCCTGATTTACAGCTGAGAGCTTCCTAATTCAGCAACATACTTAAAATCACTTCCTGATTCACGATCAGACTAAAATACAAACACCCTGCACGGAAAGAGCTAAACTCTGACTTCCAAAGGGGAGACTAGAGAAAAGCCCTCAATGAACTGCACCTTATTAAGACCTTGGTGAGGTTCTGCAATGTAAAACTATATAAAACCGGTTTCCTTTgctctgtgtgttacagttatGCAAAATCACATGACTGATGAGAATCCAAGCATACGAAGATGAGCTTTCTATCGTATAAATAGATTCAAGGCTCAAAATAGAGccaaacagaaacatcaaagcGATTTCCTTCAAACGCAACACGGCCATCTCTGCAGCGTTCCTCACTGAATGATGCAGGAACATGAAAACACGTCTTTGACCAAATACACATCAGCACATCAGAGATTTCCACCTCTCTGTAATAGAACATTTCACCTGCCCCGGCAGCATCcacttcagtaaaaaaaaaaaaaaaaaaagggctccCTGATTGAGAAGGTCTGTAGGAGGTAGTGCTGGATTTACAAATTACATAAGAAATGAATGTGTAAAAGCTTCTTTCCTCTATAGTCTGTCCTGTAATGACACCGTTTGCAGAGTGTATCACAGAGCACATTAGCTTATAATGATTGTAAACAGGACTTTGGTGTTGCCAGAAGCCACCACTTCATTGGCCACTTCATATCTGTGTGCGCTttcgtggaaaaaaaaaacaaggcacTACTTTTTGCATGGCAATCCTAAcgcattagatttttttaagaGAACGCCTGCAGAACTAGAGACACTAATGTGGTGTCATCTATTCAAATCGCTCTATAAAACCTGTTTATCCTTTGGCAAGCCTTTTATTAGTGCAGCACAAAGAATAGGCTCTActaaacacatttcacacattggGTTTGGGTTTAGGGTGTCACTGGCAAAGCTCGTCAGGGGCCCCTGAATTTCCAGGCGCGTTTCTGCTCTTCACACATCCAAACTCCTCAAATCAATTTAACCAACTGGCCAATCGTGGATGTAAAATAATTACGACAAAAATATGCTAAGCAACTAACGGATCCATTCAGTTTGCTGTATCAGGGCCTTACCTGCCCAAACAGTGAATTGAGGATAGTGCGTAAATTGATATCGGACGCAGAGGAAGCAGCACTGGACCTCCGGGATCGGCGAGAGGACCTGCTGGACAGCGGCACCAGGGAGCAGGAGGACGGGGATGGACTGCTGACCTGCCCACCGCTATGAGCCAAGCTGGCCCCTTTTTGGTCTCTCGGCTCACAGAGAGGAGCCCTGTCGTCGTTGCTGTCCGACAGAGAGGGCACCCTGGGGATCGGGCGAGTGTGCGTGTGGCAGCGCCGGGGATGCTCAGGTTCAGGTGGTCCCGCCGCTGGAGGACGGTCCTCCCGGTTGTGCTTCCTGCGGTGGTGGTGCCGGTGTGTGGGTTTGGATGACCTGCAGCGCTCCCTCACACCTCGGCCCGCCTCGCCGTTTGGCTCCGGCGGGTCGGGAACTTGGCTGTGAGGGGCATGGGATTTACACTTGCCCCGAGTGGCTGCATTATTACTACTGTCCTGGCTGCCGATGAGGGACGGGTGGCACAGGGGTCTCCGGGCACTGATGTCGCACTCGGCCGACCAGAAGGACTCCTCGgctttgctgctgctctggagTGCGGCGGGAcggtggtgatgctggtgctgatgctgatggtgatgctgacTTCTCCGGCTTTCCGC comes from Pempheris klunzingeri isolate RE-2024b chromosome 7, fPemKlu1.hap1, whole genome shotgun sequence and encodes:
- the cabp1a gene encoding calcium-binding protein 1a isoform X1, which encodes MSSSFPKSESTTSLLKSSSAARRPTHLPERTAESRRSQHHHQHQHQHHHRPAALQSSSKAEESFWSAECDISARRPLCHPSLIGSQDSSNNAATRGKCKSHAPHSQVPDPPEPNGEAGRGVRERCRSSKPTHRHHHRRKHNREDRPPAAGPPEPEHPRRCHTHTRPIPRVPSLSDSNDDRAPLCEPRDQKGASLAHSGGQVSSPSPSSCSLVPLSSRSSRRSRRSSAASSASDINLRTILNSLFGQDRELRPEEMDELRDAFKEFDKDKDGFISCKDLGNCMRTMGYMPTEMELIELSQQINMNLGGHVDFEDFVELMGPKLLAETADMIGIKELKDAFREFDTNGDGAISTSELRDAMRKLLGQQVGLKEVEDILRDVDLNGDGLVDFEEFVRMMSR
- the cabp1a gene encoding calcium-binding protein 1a isoform X2 produces the protein MGLAETRVFTPLKTQTADLREKESSWSFLVTLFSFGMGNCLDWPLRTTLQDAERRFRGVLSCEEVGQAGYLGPYQDSIVSMTQNCVLVSSIMGQTCVFLSKGLATCRQADRELRPEEMDELRDAFKEFDKDKDGFISCKDLGNCMRTMGYMPTEMELIELSQQINMNLGGHVDFEDFVELMGPKLLAETADMIGIKELKDAFREFDTNGDGAISTSELRDAMRKLLGQQVGLKEVEDILRDVDLNGDGLVDFEEFVRMMSR
- the cabp1a gene encoding calcium-binding protein 1a isoform X3 → MEKSADLGLGIIQVTALSADRELRPEEMDELRDAFKEFDKDKDGFISCKDLGNCMRTMGYMPTEMELIELSQQINMNLGGHVDFEDFVELMGPKLLAETADMIGIKELKDAFREFDTNGDGAISTSELRDAMRKLLGQQVGLKEVEDILRDVDLNGDGLVDFEEFVRMMSR